Genomic DNA from Acidisoma sp. PAMC 29798:
AACCGGCCGCTCGGCCACCGGCGCCGAAGCCTTCGCCGCTGCCCGGTGTCGCCCATGTCGTGGCTGTCGCCTCCGGCAAGGGGGGCGTGGGCAAATCCACCGTCTCGGTCAATCTCGCCGTCGCTCTGGCGCGGCGCGGCCTGCGCGTCGGGTTGATGGACGCGGACATCTACGGCCCCAGCCTGCCCCGCATGCTCGGCGCGAATCGGCGCCCAGAGATCCGGGGGGACAGGATGATTCCGATCGAGGCCTGGGGCCTGAAGGCCATGTCGATGGGATTCCTGGTCGAAGAGGATTCGGCCATGATCTGGCGCGGCCCGATGATCATGGGCGCGGTCCAGCAGTTCCTCGGGCAGGTGGAATGGGGCGAGCTTGATGTTCTGGTGGTCGATCTGCCACCGGGCACCGGCGATATTCAGCTCACGCTGTCTCAGCGCGTCAAAGTAACGGGCGCAGTGATCGTCTCGACACCGCAAGATATCGCACTGATCGACGCCAGACGCGCGGTGCGGATGTTCGAGAAGGTCGAGATCCCAATCTTCGGCGTCATCGAGAACATGAGCGTCTTCTGTTGCCCCAACTGTGGCCACCGCTCCGAGATCTTCGGTCACGGCGGTGCGCGCCTGGAAGCAACCCGGCTTGGCCAGACCTTCCTGGGGGAAATACCCCTTTTGCTTGATGTGCGGCATATGTCTGATGCCGGCACGCCGATCGTCGCTGCCGCCCCGGACAGTGAGGGGGCGAAGGCCTTCGTGGCCATCGCCGACACGCTGGCCACGCGTTTGTCGCTGACAGCGCCCGCATCTGGCTGACGCGCGCGAAAGTGACGGTTCCGACCTCTACTTGGACTTTTACTTCATCCCATGCCGATGATT
This window encodes:
- a CDS encoding Mrp/NBP35 family ATP-binding protein — its product is MSDQDDTLIAAVQRLLASFRSEDTGQDLLGGTIVDSVVSKDGLVQVTLSVDRARAAGLEGARRTVEGAITRLPGVRNASVVLTSHREAAPPQPPQPAARPPAPKPSPLPGVAHVVAVASGKGGVGKSTVSVNLAVALARRGLRVGLMDADIYGPSLPRMLGANRRPEIRGDRMIPIEAWGLKAMSMGFLVEEDSAMIWRGPMIMGAVQQFLGQVEWGELDVLVVDLPPGTGDIQLTLSQRVKVTGAVIVSTPQDIALIDARRAVRMFEKVEIPIFGVIENMSVFCCPNCGHRSEIFGHGGARLEATRLGQTFLGEIPLLLDVRHMSDAGTPIVAAAPDSEGAKAFVAIADTLATRLSLTAPASG